GAAGGTTTGCCTTATAGCAGGGTCTGGAGAGCTGCCGGGTGTTTTCCTGAAAAAGGCAAGAGAAAAAGGTCTTGAAGTTTTTGTGGCAGGAGTCAAGGGTATAACAGACCTTCCAGCAGACGAATACTTCCCCCTCGGCAAGGTGGGCAGGCTCCTGAGAGCACTTGAGAGGAGGGGAATAAAGGATATAGTTATGCTTGGAAAGTTTGAGCACAGCCTTATATTTTCCCATCTTCTCACCCTTGATGAGCTTGCCCTCAAAGTGCTTAAAAAGGCAAAGGATAAAAAGCCTCAGACACTTGTCAGGACGCTTATGGAAGAGCTTCAGGCTCTTGGCTTTCAATTCCCAGACCCAAGACCTTACCTTGAGGAGCTTCTTGCACCTGAGGGACTTATGTCCACCAATGAACCCTCAGAAGAGGCCATGGAAGATGGTGTATGGGGCTTTCTTATAGCAAGACAGATAGCGGACCTTGACATAGGACAGACCATCGTAGTAAAGGAAAAGGCCGTAGTGAGCGTTGAGGCGATGGAGGGAACCCAGAAAACGATAGAGAGAGCTGGCCAGCTGGCTGGAAGGGGTTGCAGGGTTATAAAAGTGGCAAGAAAAAGTCAGGACTTTCGCATAGATGTGCCCACGGTAGGTCCAAAGACGCTGGAAGCCATAAAGAAGATAAAGGGGGATGCCCTCTTTGTGGAGGCAGGAAAGGTTTACCTTCTGGAGAGGGAAAAGCTTATAAAGCTGGCAGACAGATATGGAATATCCCTCTATGGGCTCTGAAGGAAGAACTCAATGGCTTCCTTTGGCTTGCCCTCAAAAACAACCCCTCCATCTTTGAAAACAAAAACCCTGTCACATCTCAGAAGGTTTGAAAACCTGTGAGCAACAAGCACTATGGTTTTACCCTCAAACTGGCTGAATATGTTGTCCAGAACCTCCTCTTCCTTTTTTGCATCAAGGGCAGATGTAACCTCATCAAGAAGAAGGACTTCTGGAGACCTTAAAAAGACCCTTGCAAGGGCAAGCCTCTGCTTCTCCCCTCCAGAAAGGCTTCTTGGACTTACCTCCTGGTCAAGGCTCTCCACAAAATCGCATCCAGCAAGCCTGAGGGATTTCCAGAAGAGTTCTTCATCCTTTCCCCCTGCCATGAGAAGGTTTTCTCTTACAGTGCCCGGGAAGACGAAGGCATCTTGAGAAATTAGCAGAAAGTGTTTCCTGAGGTCTTCCCTTTTTATGTCCCTCAGCTCAAGCCCATCCACCCTCAGGCTCCCTTCGTAGGGCACAAGTCCTGCAAGCACACGCAGAAAGGTGCTCTTGCCCGAGCCTGTATCCCCCATTATTCCAACCTTTTCACCTCTATGGATGCTAAGGTTCACATCTCTGAGTAATTCAGCTCCCCTAAATCTTACACTTAACCCCTTCACCTGCAGACCTTCTTTCAGGCTCTGCAGGGGCAATTTCCCCTCTTCCTCTTCCCTCAGGCTCAGAAGCTCTCTTATCCTTTCTATAACGGGTAGTGAAGACCTCACTTCCATCACACCCTTCTGGGATTCCATGAGGGGATTTTGCATAAACACAAGAGCTGTAAGGTAGGAGATGAATTCTCCCGGTGTTAAACTGCCTTCCACTACCCTGTAGCCTCCGTAGAGTATGACCAGCGCAACCACCAGATAACCAAAGGTGTAGTTAAAGACAGAATTAAGGGCAAAGTATACCTCCGACCTGAAGCTGGACCTGAAGAGAGACCTGTTTAGCTCATGAAAAAGCCTCTCAAACATGGACTGTGCGCCAAAGCTTCTTATGCTATCAAAACCGGAAAAGGAGCTGAAAAGCCTGTCTGCCACGCCAGCATAACTTTCCTGAGCCCTCTTTATGTGCTTGCCTCTCTTACCGCCAAAGTATCTCACCGCAAGGGAAAGGACGGGGAGAAGAAAAATTAGCCCCACCGTCAAAAGCCAGTCTCTGTATAAGAGGACACCGAAGAGGAAAAGCACAGTTATGGGCTCCCTTATGAGCTTTATGGCATAAGAACCTATAAGGTTTCTGTAAAGGTTCATGTCAGATATGACCCTTGAGGCAAACTCTCCAGCAGAAATGCCAAGGAAGGCAGAGTAGTCCACTCTTAAAAGCCTTCTGAAGGCTTCCTCTCTGAGCCCCCTCATCTCAAGCTCCGTGTAAAGTGCAGAGAAAAAACTCACAGCGAAGTTTCCTGTCTGAGAGAGAAGGACGAGCCCGATAAGTGCTAGTATTGTCCTGAATATCTCTTCCTCTTCTTTTAACAGAAAGACCTTGTCCACAAGTGATTTAATGAGCAGAGTAATTCCTGCAGTCCCTGTAGCTTCAAGCACAGAACCAAGAAGACTCAGGATTATAAAATGCCAGTATTTCTTCAGGCGTCCAGATGCCCACTTGATATTATCCATACAGTAGACTATTTTATTAGAGAGCCATGGTGAGATGGATAGCTGGGATAATACTGGCTTTCCTGCTGATTGACCATATATGGGTTCATTATGGTGGACCACTGGCAGAAAGGCTTAGAGGGCAGTACAGGGAGGAACTAAAAAGGGGAACCATTGAGAAAGAAGAGGTCCCTCTTCAGCAGTCCTATAGGAAAAGTATACTTGACCAGGCGTGGGAGAGGGTAAAGGGAGCTCTAAAGAGAGAAAAAGCAGAACAAAAGAGTTGATTTTTCAGGAGGTCTGATATGGAATTCAGGTTCAACACCATAGAAGAAGCCCTTGAGGACATAGCTCAGGGGAAGATGGTGATAGTGGTGGATGACCCAGACAGGGAAAACGAGGGCGACCTCGTTATGGCGGCGGAGAAGGTCAGCCCTGAAGCCATAAACTTCATGGCAAAGTATGGAAGAGGTCTTATATGCCTCACTTTGACACCTCAGAGGTGCGATGAGCTTGACCTCTACCCGATGGCGATGAGAAACACAGACCCCAAGGGCACCTACTTCTGCGTCTCCATAGACGCCCACCCGAGATTTGGCACCACCACGGGCATATCCGCCTTTGACAGGGCGATGACCATAAAGCTGGCAGTTAGTCCCGATGCAAAGCCTTCCGACTTTATAAGGCCGGGGCATGTGTTTCCACTGAAGGCAAAGCCCGGGGGTGTTCTGGAGAGAGCAGGACACACGGAGGCGAGCGTTGACCTTGCAAGGCTTGCAGGTCTTTATCCGGCTGGGGTCATATGCGAGATAATGAAGGAAGACGGAAGCATGGCAAGGCTTCCTGACCTTGTGGACTTTGCAAGAAGGTTTGACCTCAAGATAATAACCATAGCGGACCTCATAAGATACAGGCTGAAAAGGGAAAGGCTTGTGATTCGTGAGGCTACCGCAAACCTCCCCACAAGGTACGGCTTTTTCAAGATACACGCCTACAGGCACATACTCACCGGAGAAGAACAGGTAGCTCTTACCATGGGAGAGTGGAAAGAAAACGAGCCGGTCCTTGTCAGAGTTCACTCTGAATGTCTTACGGGCGATGTGTTCAAGTCTCTGCGGTGCGACTGCAGGTCCCAGCTTGAGTCTGCCATGGAGGCCATAGCTCAGGAAGGAAAGGGCGTGCTCGTCTACATAATGGGTCACGAAGGAAGGGGAATAGGCATAGTGAACAAGATAAAGGCATATCATCTTCAGGATATGGGCTATGACACGGTGGAGGCCAACGAAAAGGTGGGATATCCCGCAGACCTCAGAGACTACGGAATAGGCGTTCAGATACTTCTTGACCTTGGCGTCAAAAAGATGAGGCTTCTTACCAACAACCCGAGAAAGATAGTGGCTCTTGAGGGCTATGGGCTGGAGGTGGTGGAGAGAGTGCCCCTCAAGACGCCAGCCTGCGAACACAACCAGAGGTATTTAGAGGCTAAGAAGACAAAGCTTGGCCACCTACTCTAAGGGCAGGTATACGGTAAAAAGGCTTCCCTTTCCTTCTTTGCTCATCACCTCTATTTTCCCTCCGTGGGACAGGGCTATGTGTTTTACTATGGAAAGCCCAAGGCCGGTCCCTCCGAGGTCCCTTGACCTTGAGGGGTCTACCCTGTAAAACCTTTCAAAGATGAAGGGAAGATGCTCTCTGGGAATGCCTATACCCGTGTCCTCCACCTCTATCTGAACCTGAGGGTCAACCCTTTTTGCTCTGACCTCAACCCTGCCGCCACTTCTGTTGTACTTAATAGCGTTGTCCACAAGGTTTTTTAGAAGAAGAAACAGCTTGTCCCAGTCCCCCTTTACCTTAAAGCCATGCTCCACAGAGTTCAGGAGCTCCACCTCCCTCTCCTGGGCCTGAGGCTCCAGAAGGTCATAGACTTCTTCAACGAGAACTCTAAGGTCAATCTCCTCCCTTTTTATTCTCTCCTCACCCGATTCTAATTTTGTGAGTATAAGAAGGTCCTCCACAAGCCTTCTCATATCTTCAACACGCTTGAGAGCCTTTTCCAGAAAGGCTCTCTTTTCCTCTCTGTCCTCTTCCTCATAGAGGGTCTCCAGCAGGCTTTTGAGAACAGCTATGGGTGTTTTGAGTTCATGAGAAACATTTGCCACAAACTCCCTTCTTGACCTTTCGTATCTTTTCAGCTCCGTTATGTCTGAAAAACGAACCACCGTCAGGTCGCTACCTGTGAATACATAAAGAGAATACTCCCTCTCCTCGTGGTCAAAGTTGCAGACCCTGTCCTTCTTCTCTGATATGGCTTCTGCAAGACAGCTTACCACTGTGAGGTTGTTGACACATTCGTAGTAAGGCTTGCCCTCAAAGCTCTCCCTCACAATCTTCCTCCTCACGAGGAAGTCGTTTCCAAAGACCACCTTTCCCTCCCTGTCTATCAGAAGGTATCCCTCGCCAACCTGACTGAGAAACTCCTTAAGAAGGCTCATGGGAGTAGAGGGTGTTCACTATCTTCTCAAGCCTTTCCTCAAGCTCCTGCTCTGTGCCGGCAACCAGGTTTATATGCCCCATCTTTCTTTTTGGCTTCCTCTCCTTGCCATACCAGTAGAGCTTTGTCCCATCCATGGAAAGGATGCTGTGAAGGTCCATATCTTCCAGAGAGAGCCCCAGTATGTTGACCATCCCTGACGGGGACTTGAGCCTTGTAGAGCCCAGAGGAAGACCGCATATGGCTCTCAGGAGGTTCTCAAACTGGGATGTGTAGCATCCATCAAGGCTGTAATGACCCGTGTTGTGAGGCCTTGGTGCAAACTCATTCAGGAGAACCCTCCCGTCCCATGTGTAGAAAAACTCAACCGCCATGAGCCCCACGAGAGCAAAATCCTCCATAAGGGAAAGAAGCATATCCTCCGCCTCTCTTATGGCTAGGCTTCTCGTCTGGTTGTAAAGGAGTATCCCCCCCTCGTGGCGGTTTACGGTAAGAGGATATATTCTGCTGTTGCCCTTTCTGTCTCTGACCCCTATGAGGGAGAACTCAAAGCTAAAGTCTATAAAACGTTCTATGAGAAAGCTTTCCTCCTGAGAGTGATTTTTCAGTATGTTATCCAAATCCTCCAGATAGTAGACCCTGTATTGACCTTTTCCATCGTAACCCAGTTTTTCTGCCTTGACCACACAGGGAAGCCCAAACTCTCTTACTGTATCCTTCAGGCTCCCCCAGCCTGACAGAGTAAAGTCTGCGGTGGGATAGCCCCTTTTTCTGTAAAACTCCTTCTCCCTTATCCTGCTCCTCTTTATCTCAAGCACATTGAGGGATGGCGTGGTAAGGTCATATACCTTTTCAAGAACACCCTCCTCTATGTGTTCAAACTCGTAGGTTATGACATCACAGTGCCTTATAAAGTCTTCAACCCCTTCTGGCGGAAACCACCTGTCTGCAATCCTGCTGGCAGGAGACCTGGGGTCGGGGTCAAGCACAAGAAATTCAAAGCCAAGCTTCCTACCCTCAAGTATGGTCATCCATCCCAGCTGTCCGCCACCGAGAATGCCTACCCGCATGGGAAAATTATAAAACTTCCAGATAACCAAATCCCTGCCCCGTTCTCACCCCCAGTCCGTATTGATACACAAACCTCAGCACTTCAGGGTTGTCGGTATTTATGAAAAACTCTCCAATAAAGGACCTTATGTATCCCCCGTAGTGCCTTACCATCTCTTCCTTGTAGTGTATGAGTCTGAAGGAAAAGGCTTTTACTTCTGGCTCGTAGCCTTTAATGGCTCTAAAGCGCCGGATTGTGTTTTCAAAAAGAACCTCCTGAAAATCCCTTTCCAGAGGAAGGGCATACCTGAGCTTGGGGTTGCCCTCATTGGCCCCAGCCCTTTCCACAACTACCGGAGAAAGCGTCTTAAAAGCACCCTTTGACCAGTCTCCCTCCTTTTCAAGTCTTACATCTTTGAGCACAAACTCCGCCTCCCCGATTTTGTGAACCTTTCCCCTCAACTCGGTTAATCCGTTGTAGAGCTTTACTCCATAAACGGGGTCTCCTGTGGAGATTCGGAGGTTCACAAACTTAACACCTTCAATGGCATCCCTGCTAAAGTTTATTTCCTTCCCAAGGTATACCGCAAAGGTGTAGGGTCTGACGGGGTTTTCAATAAACTCCCTTACTCCAAAGACCCTCTTCATCAGGGATATGAACCTGCGCCTGTAATCAAGGGGTATGCTGGTCTCTTCTGGATTTTCCAGCCTCACAAGGAAACGCATGGAAAAATTTTATAGTGGTGTCAGAAAGCATGCAATGCAGCTGTTATAATATTCTTCAAAAGACAAGGAGGTAGTCAATGAGGAGGATGTTGACACTAACCATTGTGACGGAACCCATCGGTGTGCTGAGCTACGGTGACAGGGTAGGTATTTACACGCTTCTAAAG
The Aquificaceae bacterium genome window above contains:
- a CDS encoding ABC transporter ATP-binding protein; the protein is MDNIKWASGRLKKYWHFIILSLLGSVLEATGTAGITLLIKSLVDKVFLLKEEEEIFRTILALIGLVLLSQTGNFAVSFFSALYTELEMRGLREEAFRRLLRVDYSAFLGISAGEFASRVISDMNLYRNLIGSYAIKLIREPITVLFLFGVLLYRDWLLTVGLIFLLPVLSLAVRYFGGKRGKHIKRAQESYAGVADRLFSSFSGFDSIRSFGAQSMFERLFHELNRSLFRSSFRSEVYFALNSVFNYTFGYLVVALVILYGGYRVVEGSLTPGEFISYLTALVFMQNPLMESQKGVMEVRSSLPVIERIRELLSLREEEEGKLPLQSLKEGLQVKGLSVRFRGAELLRDVNLSIHRGEKVGIMGDTGSGKSTFLRVLAGLVPYEGSLRVDGLELRDIKREDLRKHFLLISQDAFVFPGTVRENLLMAGGKDEELFWKSLRLAGCDFVESLDQEVSPRSLSGGEKQRLALARVFLRSPEVLLLDEVTSALDAKKEEEVLDNIFSQFEGKTIVLVAHRFSNLLRCDRVFVFKDGGVVFEGKPKEAIEFFLQSP
- the lpxI gene encoding UDP-2,3-diacylglucosamine diphosphatase LpxI (LpxI, functionally equivalent to LpxH, replaces it in LPS biosynthesis in a minority of bacteria.), translated to MKVCLIAGSGELPGVFLKKAREKGLEVFVAGVKGITDLPADEYFPLGKVGRLLRALERRGIKDIVMLGKFEHSLIFSHLLTLDELALKVLKKAKDKKPQTLVRTLMEELQALGFQFPDPRPYLEELLAPEGLMSTNEPSEEAMEDGVWGFLIARQIADLDIGQTIVVKEKAVVSVEAMEGTQKTIERAGQLAGRGCRVIKVARKSQDFRIDVPTVGPKTLEAIKKIKGDALFVEAGKVYLLEREKLIKLADRYGISLYGL
- the cas6 gene encoding CRISPR-associated endoribonuclease Cas6 — protein: MRFLVRLENPEETSIPLDYRRRFISLMKRVFGVREFIENPVRPYTFAVYLGKEINFSRDAIEGVKFVNLRISTGDPVYGVKLYNGLTELRGKVHKIGEAEFVLKDVRLEKEGDWSKGAFKTLSPVVVERAGANEGNPKLRYALPLERDFQEVLFENTIRRFRAIKGYEPEVKAFSFRLIHYKEEMVRHYGGYIRSFIGEFFINTDNPEVLRFVYQYGLGVRTGQGFGYLEVL
- a CDS encoding bifunctional 3,4-dihydroxy-2-butanone-4-phosphate synthase/GTP cyclohydrolase II → MEFRFNTIEEALEDIAQGKMVIVVDDPDRENEGDLVMAAEKVSPEAINFMAKYGRGLICLTLTPQRCDELDLYPMAMRNTDPKGTYFCVSIDAHPRFGTTTGISAFDRAMTIKLAVSPDAKPSDFIRPGHVFPLKAKPGGVLERAGHTEASVDLARLAGLYPAGVICEIMKEDGSMARLPDLVDFARRFDLKIITIADLIRYRLKRERLVIREATANLPTRYGFFKIHAYRHILTGEEQVALTMGEWKENEPVLVRVHSECLTGDVFKSLRCDCRSQLESAMEAIAQEGKGVLVYIMGHEGRGIGIVNKIKAYHLQDMGYDTVEANEKVGYPADLRDYGIGVQILLDLGVKKMRLLTNNPRKIVALEGYGLEVVERVPLKTPACEHNQRYLEAKKTKLGHLL
- a CDS encoding 5-(carboxyamino)imidazole ribonucleotide synthase, whose protein sequence is MRVGILGGGQLGWMTILEGRKLGFEFLVLDPDPRSPASRIADRWFPPEGVEDFIRHCDVITYEFEHIEEGVLEKVYDLTTPSLNVLEIKRSRIREKEFYRKRGYPTADFTLSGWGSLKDTVREFGLPCVVKAEKLGYDGKGQYRVYYLEDLDNILKNHSQEESFLIERFIDFSFEFSLIGVRDRKGNSRIYPLTVNRHEGGILLYNQTRSLAIREAEDMLLSLMEDFALVGLMAVEFFYTWDGRVLLNEFAPRPHNTGHYSLDGCYTSQFENLLRAICGLPLGSTRLKSPSGMVNILGLSLEDMDLHSILSMDGTKLYWYGKERKPKRKMGHINLVAGTEQELEERLEKIVNTLYSHEPS
- a CDS encoding ATP-binding protein, whose protein sequence is MSLLKEFLSQVGEGYLLIDREGKVVFGNDFLVRRKIVRESFEGKPYYECVNNLTVVSCLAEAISEKKDRVCNFDHEEREYSLYVFTGSDLTVVRFSDITELKRYERSRREFVANVSHELKTPIAVLKSLLETLYEEEDREEKRAFLEKALKRVEDMRRLVEDLLILTKLESGEERIKREEIDLRVLVEEVYDLLEPQAQEREVELLNSVEHGFKVKGDWDKLFLLLKNLVDNAIKYNRSGGRVEVRAKRVDPQVQIEVEDTGIGIPREHLPFIFERFYRVDPSRSRDLGGTGLGLSIVKHIALSHGGKIEVMSKEGKGSLFTVYLPLE